The window CGGTGGCTGATAGAATTGCTCCAAGTAGAAACAGCGCCCCTCCGGCAATGCCGTTCTCTTCCCAGAGGCTGCCGGTGAACAGGATGGCAATGCCCAGCATCGCCATGAAGAACTGTCCCAGTTTTATTCTATTCTTTGAGAAAACCTTTTTGACTTCCATTATAAATTCCCATTGTTAGATTTTATTAATGTAACTAAGAATATTAGTGATGCGTATACTCTTTTGTCAACCAAGTCATAACCTATCTGATATAATTTTTATATGGAACTTTCTGAAAACGCCCTCAAGGCATTAAAAGCCCGCTATCTGCTCCGGGACGAACAGGGGAATATAAAAGAAACGCCGGAAGGGCTCTTCCGCAGGGTGGCGCGCTTCATTGCCTCCGCCGAATCGCTTTACGGAGGCAATGCTGATGAGTGGGAGGAAAAATTTTATGACGCGATGAGCGGTCTGCTTTTTCTCCCCAATACCCCTACTCTCATAAACGCGGGCAAATATCTGGGACAGCTTGCAGCATGCTTTGTCCTTCCTGTGGACGATTCAATGAAAAGCATTTTTGATTCCCTCAAAAACGCGGCGCTCATACTGCAGAGCGGAGGCGGCACAGGGTTTTCATTCTCCCATCTGAGGCCGAGGGCTGATGTTGTGAAATCAACAGGCGGCATCGCGAGCGGACCTGTCTCATTCATGAGGATATACAACACCGCGACCGAGGTCATCAAGCAGGGCGGGGCGCGGCGCGGCGCGAACATGGGCATATTGAGGATCGACCATCCCGACGTGCTTGAGTTTATCAAGATAAAACGTCATGAAGAAGAGCTTACAAATTTCAACATCTCAATTTCGGTCACGGATGAATTCATGAACGCGCTGAAAAATGATTCTGAATATAACCTGATAAACCCGCGCAGTGATCAGGCTACGGGACGGTTGAAGGCAAGAAAGGTCTTTGACGAGATCGTTGAAAGCGCGTGGGAAACCGGCGATCCCGGGCTTGTCTTCATTGACAGGATCAACGGGGCCAACCCGACTCCGCATATCGGAAAGCTCGAAAGCACAAACCCCTGCGGCGAACAACCGTTATTGCCTTACGAGGCATGTGTGTTAGGGTCTATAAACCTGTCGAAGATAGTAAAAGAGGTCAGAAAACAGAAGTCAGAAGTCAGAAGCAAAGAACAAGTTGAAAATATTTCAGCCTTCAGCCTTCAGCCTTCAGCCTTTGGGATCGACTGGGACCTTCTTGCATCCCTCGTGCGGCTTGGTGTTCGGTTTTTGGATGACGCTATTGACGTGAACAAATATCCGGTCCCGGAAATCGAGAGGATGCATAAAGGCAACAGGAAGATAGGCCTTGGAGTTATGGGCTGGGCGGACATGCTGATAAGACTCGGCATCAGATACAATTCTCCAAAGGCGTACAAATTAGCGCGTGAGGTCATGAGTTTCATCAGAGGTCATGCGCGGGAAGCTTCGGCGGAACTCGCGAGGCAGAGAGGGGCCTTCCCCAATTTTTATGGTTCGATCTATGACACTCCTGAATTTGTATCAAAAGGCGGCCTGCGAAACGCAACCGCCACCACCGTCGCGCCTACGGGCACGCTGTCGTTAATTGCCGACTGTTCAAGCGGCATTGAACCTCTTTTCGCGATCGCGTATAAAAGGCTTGTCCTTGACACGGAGCTTTATGAGATACATCCCCTGTTTCTTGAGACTGCAAGGCAAAGGGGGTTCTACAGCGACGAACTTATTCAGCAGGTAAGCAAAAAAGGCGACCTGAGGGGCTTCAAAGATATCCCTAATGATATTAAAAAGATCTTCATAACCGCGCACGAGATAGCGCCTGAAGATCATATAGAGGTCCAGGCCGCGTTTCAGGAATTCACGGACAATGCTGTGTCCAAAACGATCAACCTCAAACACAGGGCAACGCGTGACGACGTTGCGAAGGCGTTCCTTCTCGCCTATGAAAAAGGTTGCAAAGGAATAACCGTATTCAGATACGGTTCAAAGATCGGTACACTCGTAAAGCTTGATGAAGTGGATTAGTAACCTTTTCCTATGTCATGCTGAACTTGATTCAGCATCTGATAATTTCAGCAAACTAACAGACCCTGAAACAAGTTCAGGGTGACAGTATAAACGGTTAAGCTTATCGCCGGTCTTATTAAGACACGCTCATCTATGATAAAATTGTCATTCATCAATTAAAAATTTTAAGGGGGATTGCAATGATCAAAGAGGCGATAAGTTTATTGGTGCAAGGGAAAAATCTTTCCGAACACGAAATGATTGCCTCCATGAGGGACATCATGGAAGGCCAGGCTACTGACGCTCAGATCGCGTCATTTCTCACCGCGCTCAGGATAAAGGGAGAGACCGTTGAGGAGATCACCGGAGCGGCAAAGGTGATGCGCGAAAAAGTGACGAAGATAAAGGCCCCCGCTTTTACAGTTGACACCTGCGGCACTGGCGGAGACATGTCACACACGTTTAATATCTCAACTACTACGGCGATTGTTGTCGCGGCCTGCGGAGTTCCTGTTGCAAAGCACGGCAACCGTTCGGTATCAAGCAAATGCGGAAGCGCTGATGTGCTTGAGGCACTCGGGATAAAGATTGACCTCGAACCGCATAAGGTTGAAAGATGCCTTGAGTCCACCGGGTTCGGGTTCATGTTCGCGCCCCTGTTTCATCCGGCGATGAAATACGCGATCGGGCCAAGAAAAGAGATGGGGATCAGGACGGTGTTCAATATTTTAGGGCCTCTGACAAATCCCGCAGGCGCGGAAAGACAGGTGATGGGGGTCTTTCATGACGCGCTTACTGAGACACTGGCAAAGGTGCTTGCCAACCTCGGGGTAAAACATGCCTTTGTCGTTCACGGCGAAGACGGGCTTGATGAGATAACCAATACGGACAGGACAAAGATCTCCGAGTTGAAAGACGGCAGGGTCGATACTTATTTTATTTCTCCGGGAGACCTCGGTCTGGAAGCAGCTAAAAAAACAGACCTCACCGGAGGGACCGCGCAGGAAAACGCGCAGATAACAATTGAAATACTCAAAGGAGAAAAAGGACCGAGGAGAGATGTTGTTATTATGAACGCGGCAGCGGCGCTGATAACAGGAGGCCGGGCAAAGAGTTTTTCAGAGGGGATAAAAACGGCAAACGAGGCAATAGATTCAGGTGCAGCATTGAAGAAACTGGAAGAAGTAAAGGTCGTCAGCAACAGGTTATAACTGCGGAAGTGTAAAACAACAAATATCCATGCTTAAGCAAAGTCAGTTCCCTTCCATGAATGTAAGAGCTTATACGGCAGTGATCATCCATACACAAGAACCGTAAGGTTTAGTATTGATGATAGCGTGTCAATAAATTAAACTTGCCGCTGCTTATCCTTGTATCGCTTCTTATGCAGTGATACAATTACGACAGGCGGATGTATGCCGCGTCCGCAGTGCAACCGGAGTAAAAGTTGTGAGTTAAGAGGTTAAAGACGATGTATTGTGAAACTTTACACTTTTGACTCTCAACTTTTAACTTATTTTGTCAATATGATTAACGAAAAAGCGATTACGGATTACATCAAGAGAGAATTCAAGGACGTTGTCCACGTAGAGATCAAAAAGCTCGGCCAGGGCGTGCAGGGCGCGGGCTTCCTGATCGACATGCAGACGAAGCAGGGCCGTAACTCATATGTGATAAAAGGCCTCTTCCCGGAAGGGCTTGAGCATGATTACCCGGCGGACAGGGCAGGGGTATTTCTCCTTGATCTTGATGAATTCAAAAATCTCCCCAAGCACGTGAAGGCAGTTGATGTGCTGTCTGAAATGGAAGACGGCTCAATAAAATCCATCGGCGGAGGCAGGGAATATTACCTCCTGATGGAAAGGGCTGAAGGCAGACATTACTTCAACGACCTGACCGCATTCTCCAAAAAGGCAAAACTTAC of the Nitrospirota bacterium genome contains:
- a CDS encoding adenosylcobalamin-dependent ribonucleoside-diphosphate reductase yields the protein MELSENALKALKARYLLRDEQGNIKETPEGLFRRVARFIASAESLYGGNADEWEEKFYDAMSGLLFLPNTPTLINAGKYLGQLAACFVLPVDDSMKSIFDSLKNAALILQSGGGTGFSFSHLRPRADVVKSTGGIASGPVSFMRIYNTATEVIKQGGARRGANMGILRIDHPDVLEFIKIKRHEEELTNFNISISVTDEFMNALKNDSEYNLINPRSDQATGRLKARKVFDEIVESAWETGDPGLVFIDRINGANPTPHIGKLESTNPCGEQPLLPYEACVLGSINLSKIVKEVRKQKSEVRSKEQVENISAFSLQPSAFGIDWDLLASLVRLGVRFLDDAIDVNKYPVPEIERMHKGNRKIGLGVMGWADMLIRLGIRYNSPKAYKLAREVMSFIRGHAREASAELARQRGAFPNFYGSIYDTPEFVSKGGLRNATATTVAPTGTLSLIADCSSGIEPLFAIAYKRLVLDTELYEIHPLFLETARQRGFYSDELIQQVSKKGDLRGFKDIPNDIKKIFITAHEIAPEDHIEVQAAFQEFTDNAVSKTINLKHRATRDDVAKAFLLAYEKGCKGITVFRYGSKIGTLVKLDEVD
- the trpD gene encoding anthranilate phosphoribosyltransferase encodes the protein MIKEAISLLVQGKNLSEHEMIASMRDIMEGQATDAQIASFLTALRIKGETVEEITGAAKVMREKVTKIKAPAFTVDTCGTGGDMSHTFNISTTTAIVVAACGVPVAKHGNRSVSSKCGSADVLEALGIKIDLEPHKVERCLESTGFGFMFAPLFHPAMKYAIGPRKEMGIRTVFNILGPLTNPAGAERQVMGVFHDALTETLAKVLANLGVKHAFVVHGEDGLDEITNTDRTKISELKDGRVDTYFISPGDLGLEAAKKTDLTGGTAQENAQITIEILKGEKGPRRDVVIMNAAAALITGGRAKSFSEGIKTANEAIDSGAALKKLEEVKVVSNRL